The following DNA comes from Solanum stenotomum isolate F172 chromosome 11, ASM1918654v1, whole genome shotgun sequence.
TACATGTACTTTACCTTAAGTAACAAACACAAAGACATATTGATCTATATCATTGAAATACATATGATAAAACATTAATTAACTAGCTATAAGCGCTATCTGTTGGATCCTGACTTCGAACAAGGCAAGCTACTCGCTAATTTGTCAGGTACGTACTAGTTAGAGGTACCTTCATTTTTACCTGTAAAAATATGgagtaattatttttctcataatCTCAAAGATAGGCAATATGTATATTGGTTATAATTATTCCAATATTTTCATGTGATTGGGTATTTCAATATACAGGTGTAAATCAGTGGCAGCCCAAGCTAATTAGTGGCCTAAAGCCCAAAAATTAAATTGGAGgcataaattttaatatatttttttttatgtatctaAAGATTCATAgttctttcattatttttaataataaaaaaaaattgttaatggtcttaaactaaagatatatatattgatcttgtggtcttaaaaatattatgtggaagttaaatttaaaaattgtttcataaaaaaaatattctttaatgttttgaaacaaactgaaaaaaaaaaagacaaataaattaaaatattttatttgttaaaaaggGCTTGCAATAATtgtattattactaaaaaaaattagggcCTTAGATTTTGGGACCTAAGGCGTATGCCTCATTTTTAAAGACATTGAGCTGGTGTAAATCATAATGAATTAATTAGAGGATgcattttaaaatgtaattgtaGGTGATAATGAATTGTAAAACTAGAAAGTAACATAAGATGGCATTGTGATGTAGGATTCAGCAGGCAGAAGAATGTTGAGAAACCGTAGGCAAAATGGGGGTTCTCCAAGATACACATCTTCTCCAACGAGTAGTCCATCAGGTTCTCCACGAATAATAGTAACTCGAAGCATAGGTGGTTCTCCTACAAGTCGTCATGAGGTGGGAGAGATTGACACCAGATCACCTTTTCAATCTGTCAAAGCTGCTGTTACTTTGTTTGGCGAAACTGGCACTTCTGGTTGCTCCCCAAAAAAGGCTACTAATAAGCCTATCAGCACATTTAAGAAATCAAAAACTGCTGAAGAGGTATTCATTTTGACTTGATTAATATTActgtagtatatatatatatatatatatagatactGTATGTAATTTGTAGAGGGTGCAGGAGAAGGAGAGTCAGCTTAACTTTGCCCTGAGAGAAGTTGACAGCTTCAAACAACAGATAAGAAGCACTGAGACTACAAAAGGCCATGCTCTCCGCGAGCTCCAAAATGCCAAGACTACTTTGCAGGAGCTCACAAACCAGCTCCAaacattatacaaatcaaagaaagcagCTCTTCAGGAAACCCAAGCTGCGAATGCACGAGCCACACAACTACAAGTTACTATTGCAGATTCCATGCAATCTCTTAGAAAAGCTAAGGAAGAAGCCATATTCCACTCTCATCTACAGGAAACTAATAAGGGGATTCAAGTCTTACAAGAACAACTTAACAATGTCCGTGCCTCAGATCTGGATTCTTTTACCAAAACAACTTCACAGCTTCATCTtactaaaaacatatttcaagATATTGTCGCAGAAGAAAGGTCGTTAAGAAGCCTGGTGGATTCCCTTCAAGCAGAATTAGATACCTTGAAGGGCCATAACTCTCAATTTAAAGTTAAGGCAGATGAAGCAGAAGCCCTTGCTGAGAACTTGCGAGTAAGTCTTGATAACAGCAAGCCAAAGGGAGATGCAATCCAACAGTTTACTTGTGAAGCTGTTCAGTTTCTAAAGGAGGCAGAGGAGATGAAGAAGAAGGTGGAATCAATCAGACAAGAAGCTGTCACAGCTCAAGTTGCAGCCAACGAAGCAGAGAAAAGACTGAAACTTGCACTGAGAGAGGCTGAAGAGGCGAAAGCTGCAGAGACACTCGCAAGTGATCAGATTCACCTAACAGAGGACGGAAAGATCAAATTAGCAGTTGAGAAATACGAAGCTTTCAGCAAAAAAGTCGAAGAAATCAGAAATGAGGCTGACACAAAAGTTGCCGCTGCCATGGCTCAAGTAGAAGACATCACTGCCAATGAAAAGGAACTTCTCGTGAAGGTGGAGGCAGGTCTAAAAGAGAAGCAGGACATGGAAGTTGCAATCAAGGAAGCTTTGAAGACGACAGAGATGGCTGAGGCAGCCAAAAAGGCCGTTGAGGGCCAATTGCGGAAAAAATCATCAAGAAAACGAAGCTGGAGAATCTTCTAAGAGCAAAggaagatttaaaaaaaaaatcaaacttccTGCTCTCCCATACGGGaaatttgttctttctttttccgTTTTACGCTGCCTGCATTTCTGTTAATTTCACCAATTTGTTTGCACTATGTATAAAATGTCTTTAAAACACTTTTTTGTTCCAATAATTAGTATGATGCCCACAAAAGACAAACTGCTGCATATTATCAAAAAAACACATCTCCTCAAACCAGCTTTCAGGATTGTGCTGGACattatttatatcatagtgTCAATACATAAAAGGGTCAGCATCAGTGATGGATAATTTGTATTATTAATACATGTGATGACTAGTAAGAGCTCAAGCAACATATGCCTCTATGTACAtctaacataaaaataataaatgtcaACCGCATTTCCCCTATACATGGTATATTGAAAATGCCCCTCGTGCAactataacatataaaatttgAGTGAGGCTTCTAA
Coding sequences within:
- the LOC125845527 gene encoding WEB family protein At5g55860-like, which translates into the protein MLRNRRQNGGSPRYTSSPTSSPSGSPRIIVTRSIGGSPTSRHEVGEIDTRSPFQSVKAAVTLFGETGTSGCSPKKATNKPISTFKKSKTAEEEKESQLNFALREVDSFKQQIRSTETTKGHALRELQNAKTTLQELTNQLQTLYKSKKAALQETQAANARATQLQVTIADSMQSLRKAKEEAIFHSHLQETNKGIQVLQEQLNNVRASDLDSFTKTTSQLHLTKNIFQDIVAEERSLRSLVDSLQAELDTLKGHNSQFKVKADEAEALAENLRVSLDNSKPKGDAIQQFTCEAVQFLKEAEEMKKKVESIRQEAVTAQVAANEAEKRLKLALREAEEAKAAETLASDQIHLTEDGKIKLAVEKYEAFSKKVEEIRNEADTKVAAAMAQVEDITANEKELLVKVEAGLKEKQDMEVAIKEALKTTEMAEAAKKAVEGQLRKKSSRKRSWRIF